A region from the Rufibacter sp. DG15C genome encodes:
- the feoB gene encoding ferrous iron transport protein B: MSQVLAPAPAAASSISADAPERVAKIALIGNPNSGKSSLFNQLTGLNQKVGNFPGVTVDKKTGISHLTPNLRAQVIDLPGTYSLYPKSLDEKVIIDLLHNKKSDFYPDALIITADASNLKRNLLLFTQLADLKIPAVLALNMMDLAEKHGISIDIEELQRELGVPVVPMNARNGSGIAALKILLSQPLQVSTSSFFEIPEDLVVMVRQIRYYFELSNDYLALHYAHQYQKLSFLSEDDKEYIAELVKKYDFKSNTLQANETIARYVRINEMLLDAMQVTKAENNEKQSNKLDQILTHKVYGYLIFFGVLFLMFQAIFAWASYPMDMLDLGIATLNSWIQGKAEGPLIDLLTEGVLAGLGGVLMFVPQIAILFAFIAILEESGYMARVTFLMDKIMRKFGLNGKSVVPLISGVACAVPAIMATRNIDSFKDRLITIFVTPLMSCSARLPIYTVMIALVVPETYVLGILSLQGIVLMGLYLIGFLAAIFSAALMKMVLRTKERSYFIMEFPTYKMPRWKNVGLTIVEKVKAFVFQAGKVILAISIILWVLSSYGPGNNMQVAEQRATVEAQTQKLAEQDAEAHIAGQKLEESYAGQFGKFIEPAIRPLGYDWKLGIALLTSFAAREVFVGTISTIYSVGDSENIATVKEKLKAQKDEFGQPFFTPARAFSLLIFYVFAMQCMSTIAVVYRETKGWKWPILQMLYMTGLAYVSAFAVFQLFS; encoded by the coding sequence ATGTCTCAAGTTCTTGCGCCGGCCCCCGCCGCTGCCTCCTCCATTTCTGCAGACGCACCAGAGCGCGTCGCCAAAATTGCGTTGATCGGGAATCCAAACTCGGGAAAGTCCTCGCTCTTCAACCAATTGACGGGCTTAAACCAGAAGGTGGGCAATTTTCCGGGTGTAACGGTAGACAAGAAGACAGGCATCTCGCACTTGACGCCCAACCTGCGCGCGCAGGTCATAGACTTACCTGGCACCTACAGCCTTTATCCTAAATCTTTGGATGAAAAGGTCATCATTGACCTGCTCCACAACAAGAAATCAGACTTCTACCCAGACGCCCTCATTATCACGGCAGACGCCTCTAACTTAAAGCGCAACCTGCTTTTGTTCACCCAGCTCGCGGATTTGAAGATTCCTGCGGTGTTGGCCCTGAACATGATGGACCTGGCAGAGAAGCACGGCATCTCCATTGACATAGAAGAGTTGCAGCGCGAACTGGGTGTGCCCGTGGTGCCCATGAACGCCCGCAACGGCAGCGGCATCGCGGCCCTCAAGATTCTTTTGTCCCAGCCTTTACAGGTGTCCACGTCTTCTTTCTTTGAGATTCCGGAGGATTTGGTGGTGATGGTGCGCCAGATACGCTACTACTTTGAGCTAAGCAATGACTACCTAGCATTGCACTACGCGCACCAGTACCAGAAGCTGTCGTTCCTCTCTGAGGATGACAAGGAATACATAGCCGAGCTGGTCAAGAAATACGATTTCAAATCCAACACCCTGCAGGCCAATGAGACCATTGCCCGTTACGTGCGCATCAATGAGATGCTCCTGGACGCTATGCAGGTCACCAAAGCCGAAAACAACGAGAAACAAAGCAACAAGCTGGACCAGATCTTGACGCACAAGGTCTACGGCTACCTCATTTTCTTTGGCGTGCTGTTTTTGATGTTCCAGGCCATCTTTGCCTGGGCCAGCTACCCCATGGACATGCTGGATTTGGGCATAGCCACGCTGAATTCCTGGATTCAAGGCAAGGCAGAAGGCCCCTTGATTGACCTCCTCACCGAAGGCGTCTTGGCCGGACTGGGTGGGGTCCTCATGTTCGTGCCGCAGATTGCCATCCTGTTCGCCTTCATCGCTATTCTAGAGGAGTCTGGCTATATGGCCCGCGTAACCTTCCTGATGGACAAGATTATGCGCAAGTTCGGGTTGAACGGCAAAAGCGTGGTGCCTTTGATTTCAGGTGTGGCTTGCGCCGTGCCGGCCATCATGGCCACGCGTAACATTGACTCCTTTAAAGACCGCCTCATTACCATCTTCGTGACGCCGCTCATGAGCTGTTCGGCGCGTCTGCCCATTTATACCGTCATGATTGCCCTGGTGGTGCCAGAAACCTATGTGTTGGGCATCTTGAGTTTGCAGGGCATTGTTTTGATGGGCTTGTATTTGATTGGCTTCCTGGCGGCTATTTTCTCGGCGGCGCTCATGAAAATGGTCTTGCGCACCAAAGAGCGCAGCTATTTCATCATGGAGTTCCCTACCTACAAAATGCCGCGCTGGAAGAACGTGGGCCTTACTATTGTAGAGAAAGTGAAAGCCTTTGTGTTTCAGGCGGGTAAGGTCATTCTGGCCATCTCCATCATTCTTTGGGTGCTGTCTTCTTACGGGCCGGGTAACAACATGCAGGTAGCCGAGCAAAGAGCCACGGTAGAAGCCCAAACCCAGAAACTGGCAGAGCAAGACGCAGAGGCGCACATTGCCGGTCAGAAACTAGAGGAGTCGTATGCCGGGCAGTTTGGCAAGTTCATTGAGCCGGCCATCCGTCCGCTGGGTTATGACTGGAAACTGGGCATCGCCTTGCTCACGTCCTTCGCCGCACGTGAGGTGTTTGTAGGCACCATCTCCACCATTTACAGCGTGGGTGATTCTGAGAACATTGCCACGGTCAAAGAGAAACTGAAAGCGCAGAAAGACGAGTTCGGGCAGCCGTTCTTCACACCGGCCCGCGCCTTCTCGCTCCTGATTTTCTACGTGTTTGCCATGCAGTGCATGAGCACCATAGCGGTGGTGTACCGTGAGACCAAAGGCTGGAAATGGCCTATCCTACAGATGCTGTACATGACCGGTTTGGCGTACGTGTCTGCCTTCGCCGTCTTCCAACTATTCTCCTAA
- a CDS encoding FeoA family protein: protein MESEQKSVRDLKIGESGVICCLNDPEMSLKLLEMGCIPGEKVKLNSRAPLGDPITIIVNDYTLSLRLDEAATIMLKA from the coding sequence GTGGAAAGCGAGCAAAAGAGCGTTCGGGATTTGAAGATTGGAGAAAGCGGCGTCATCTGTTGTTTAAATGACCCCGAAATGTCTCTTAAATTATTGGAGATGGGCTGTATACCTGGTGAGAAAGTGAAGCTGAACAGCCGCGCTCCGCTGGGGGATCCCATTACCATCATCGTGAACGATTACACCCTGTCCCTGCGTTTAGACGAAGCTGCTACTATCATGCTAAAGGCTTAG
- a CDS encoding SAM-dependent methyltransferase — translation MQAEALGGSFRDPDGFVFNNEAGIFRQVNQSYKQEYQHLMDSGLYAACIRQQFLIPHTVTALAPIKEAGHLVIQPEQIPFISYPYEWSFSQLKDAALLTLQIQEEALKHGMTLKDASSYNIQFLRGKPIFIDTLSFAFYQEGKPWAPYKQFCEHFLIPLALMTHTETSLNKLLLTDLEGIPLSLGSKLLPLHTYLRFGLLLHVHLHAIAQKRAFSNLTDQYKGTNRVMPKNALLQLFRSLRSTIRSLTWKPSQTLWADYYSHTNYQIAAMSQKEQAVEFLLNNVKPATVWDLGSNTGKFSKIAAASGAEVIAMDFDIGATELHYLQNKEQNLQKILPLIMDITQPSPAIGWRNKERASLTDRSKPEMILALALIHHLAISRNIPLLEIASYLAELSSNIIIEFIPKSDSQVKRLLISREDIFPQYTQSEFEKAFSTKFSILEKIALQDSERTLYLMTRHHA, via the coding sequence ATGCAGGCAGAAGCTTTAGGTGGGTCCTTCCGGGACCCTGATGGGTTTGTCTTCAATAATGAAGCAGGTATTTTTAGGCAGGTAAACCAGTCATATAAGCAAGAGTACCAGCACCTAATGGACTCTGGCCTTTACGCTGCCTGTATTCGCCAGCAATTTCTTATTCCGCACACAGTGACAGCCCTTGCTCCCATTAAGGAGGCTGGCCACCTTGTTATTCAGCCCGAGCAGATTCCTTTTATTTCTTACCCATATGAATGGAGTTTCAGTCAGCTAAAGGATGCCGCGCTTCTAACATTGCAAATTCAAGAGGAGGCTTTAAAACATGGCATGACATTGAAAGATGCATCATCCTATAATATCCAATTTCTGAGGGGCAAGCCTATTTTCATTGACACTCTGTCATTTGCTTTTTACCAAGAAGGCAAGCCATGGGCACCATATAAGCAATTTTGCGAGCATTTTTTAATACCGCTTGCTTTAATGACACACACAGAAACCTCCCTTAATAAATTACTACTAACAGACCTAGAAGGTATTCCATTAAGCCTAGGAAGTAAGCTTCTACCGCTGCATACCTATTTACGTTTTGGCTTACTTTTACACGTGCATCTTCATGCTATAGCCCAAAAAAGAGCCTTTTCAAATTTAACTGATCAGTATAAAGGCACTAACCGCGTCATGCCCAAGAATGCGCTCCTGCAACTTTTTAGGAGTTTAAGATCAACTATAAGATCACTCACATGGAAACCTAGCCAAACCTTGTGGGCTGATTATTATTCCCATACTAATTATCAAATTGCTGCTATGTCGCAGAAAGAACAGGCAGTGGAATTTTTACTAAACAACGTTAAGCCGGCAACTGTTTGGGATTTAGGATCAAACACAGGCAAATTCAGTAAAATTGCTGCTGCATCAGGTGCAGAGGTGATTGCCATGGATTTTGATATTGGGGCCACTGAGTTACATTATTTGCAAAACAAAGAGCAAAACTTGCAGAAAATCCTCCCATTGATAATGGATATCACGCAACCTAGTCCTGCAATAGGGTGGCGAAATAAGGAAAGAGCTTCTTTGACTGACCGTAGCAAACCAGAAATGATTTTGGCACTGGCACTTATACACCATTTAGCAATTAGCCGGAATATCCCTTTATTAGAAATAGCTTCTTATCTGGCAGAGCTTAGTTCCAACATTATTATAGAATTCATTCCCAAGTCAGATTCGCAAGTGAAACGACTTTTGATAAGCAGAGAAGATATTTTTCCCCAATACACCCAATCTGAATTTGAAAAGGCCTTCTCTACCAAATTTAGTATCCTAGAAAAAATAGCTCTACAAGACAGCGAACGCACCTTGTATTTAATGACACGCCATCATGCTTAA
- a CDS encoding VOC family protein has product MAEKYIVPAQTRIGHVHLKVSDLDRALAFYCDLLGFEVTTLYGSQAAFISAGGYHHHIGLNTWHSKGAAPAAQEGVGLYHTAILYPTRKDLAQIFDRLRQAKYPMTGASDHGVSEALYLNDPDGNGVELYWDRPKEQWPSKPDGSLEMYTKPLDLASLLKEIES; this is encoded by the coding sequence ATGGCTGAAAAATATATTGTTCCCGCCCAGACGCGCATTGGGCATGTACACCTGAAGGTGTCAGACTTAGACAGGGCTCTTGCGTTCTACTGTGACCTACTGGGGTTTGAAGTCACCACGCTGTACGGGAGCCAGGCGGCGTTCATCTCGGCGGGCGGGTATCACCATCACATAGGCTTAAACACTTGGCATAGTAAGGGCGCAGCACCCGCGGCCCAAGAAGGAGTAGGTTTGTACCACACGGCCATCCTGTACCCAACCAGAAAAGACCTCGCCCAAATCTTTGACCGACTGCGCCAAGCAAAATATCCCATGACAGGTGCCAGCGACCATGGCGTTTCTGAGGCTTTGTACCTTAATGATCCTGACGGCAACGGCGTAGAGTTATATTGGGACAGACCCAAAGAACAGTGGCCTTCTAAACCAGACGGCTCCTTGGAGATGTACACCAAACCTCTTGACTTAGCTAGTTTATTGAAGGAAATAGAGAGCTAG
- the rimP gene encoding ribosome maturation factor RimP, producing MALDEKMIEGFALEALPEPDLFLVSVTVSDSPVRPKVTILADGDQGISIDQCAKISRRVAKKIEETMGEEFSFVIEVSSPGVDFPLTTARQFTRNIGRNVKLKLADGVEKVGEIKDAMEDGFLFAEEVKVKHKVSMLEPVHVAYSDIVKAQIVISFK from the coding sequence ATGGCTCTAGACGAAAAAATGATTGAAGGCTTCGCGTTGGAGGCACTGCCAGAACCAGACCTTTTTCTGGTGTCTGTGACGGTTTCAGACTCTCCGGTGCGGCCTAAAGTGACTATTCTGGCAGACGGCGACCAGGGCATCAGCATTGACCAGTGCGCCAAGATTAGCCGCCGCGTGGCCAAGAAGATTGAGGAAACCATGGGCGAGGAGTTTAGCTTTGTGATTGAAGTATCCAGCCCTGGCGTAGATTTTCCGTTGACCACGGCGCGTCAGTTCACCCGTAACATTGGCCGCAACGTAAAGCTGAAATTAGCGGACGGTGTGGAGAAGGTGGGTGAGATTAAGGACGCCATGGAAGATGGTTTCTTATTCGCCGAAGAAGTGAAAGTAAAACATAAAGTATCTATGCTGGAGCCCGTACACGTGGCCTACAGTGATATTGTGAAAGCGCAGATTGTAATCTCTTTTAAATAA
- a CDS encoding DUF2867 domain-containing protein, which produces MKGSGHSSRIPDHSLLKKEDFLFDYMDSFQHYFFDREDTIDITSVGKMFFSSGSTWINGLFAIRNKVVGWIGLKTPEHLKDRKPQAEAFTFEPGQRLGLFKVFDKTAQEVVLGEDDRHLNFKVSLLLESLLEGNGKKRVSITTAVTFNNRFGRFYFMLVRPFHKIIVKTLLKRMVQRMESTKPLLAKQA; this is translated from the coding sequence ATGAAAGGCAGTGGCCACTCCAGCAGAATCCCTGATCACTCTCTCCTTAAAAAGGAAGACTTTTTGTTTGACTACATGGACAGCTTCCAGCATTATTTCTTTGATAGGGAAGATACCATTGATATAACCAGTGTTGGGAAGATGTTTTTCTCCAGCGGGTCTACCTGGATAAATGGGTTGTTTGCCATTAGAAACAAAGTGGTGGGATGGATTGGCCTGAAAACGCCTGAACATTTAAAGGACAGGAAACCTCAAGCGGAGGCCTTCACCTTTGAACCCGGCCAACGATTGGGCTTATTCAAGGTCTTTGACAAAACAGCACAAGAAGTAGTTTTAGGCGAAGACGACAGACACTTAAACTTTAAAGTCTCCCTTCTGCTGGAAAGCCTACTAGAGGGCAATGGCAAGAAACGGGTAAGCATCACCACCGCCGTCACCTTTAACAACCGCTTCGGACGGTTTTATTTTATGCTAGTCCGGCCTTTTCATAAAATCATCGTCAAAACCTTGCTAAAAAGGATGGTGCAACGCATGGAAAGCACAAAGCCACTACTAGCCAAACAGGCGTGA
- a CDS encoding nuclear transport factor 2 family protein: MKARVFLFLALVLLSYSSIAQETDSLRQEIEKLDLAHAKAIFTSDAKALDQLMDDQVTVNHPTNRIVNEKAELLKLMKSGVIRYSSFQRYPEKFLFFKDMVIVMGNEEVVPAKGAPNAGNKLKRRYTNIWMKKDNTWKLTVRHANNECLDI; the protein is encoded by the coding sequence ATGAAGGCTCGTGTTTTCCTCTTCCTTGCGTTGGTCTTGTTATCTTATTCTTCTATTGCGCAGGAGACCGATAGTCTTAGGCAAGAAATTGAAAAGCTTGACTTAGCCCACGCCAAGGCCATCTTTACATCTGATGCCAAAGCCCTGGACCAATTGATGGATGATCAGGTGACGGTCAATCACCCCACCAATAGAATAGTGAATGAAAAAGCTGAACTTCTTAAGCTGATGAAAAGCGGGGTGATAAGGTATTCTTCCTTTCAACGCTACCCAGAGAAGTTCTTGTTCTTTAAAGACATGGTGATTGTGATGGGCAACGAAGAAGTGGTTCCTGCCAAAGGCGCGCCCAATGCGGGGAATAAACTCAAAAGGAGATATACCAACATCTGGATGAAAAAGGACAACACTTGGAAGTTAACCGTACGGCACGCCAATAATGAGTGCCTGGACATATAA
- a CDS encoding Bax inhibitor-1/YccA family protein — MSLFSSNNPTLKEEAFVSAAGTEDIAGAGVMTLQGTIAKSAILFAVVVAFALFSWEFLQFVGEPLPFMIGLPLVGLGLVFLISFKKHLAAYIAPIYCAIQGLFLGTISGILEISYPGIANQAMLLTFTVFGGMLLLYSTGVIRATERFKSIIMTATLGIFAYYMIALVLGFFGIEVALIHSSGMAGIIFSLLVVVIAAMNLILDFDTIEHGAEIGAPKYMEWYAAFGLMVTLIWLYLEILRLLSKLRR; from the coding sequence ATGTCATTATTCAGCTCTAACAACCCAACCCTTAAAGAAGAAGCCTTTGTCTCTGCGGCAGGCACTGAGGACATTGCCGGTGCAGGCGTCATGACCTTGCAAGGCACCATCGCCAAGTCGGCCATCTTGTTTGCCGTGGTGGTGGCGTTTGCCCTGTTTTCATGGGAGTTCCTGCAGTTTGTGGGCGAGCCCTTACCGTTCATGATTGGCTTGCCGCTGGTAGGCTTGGGTCTGGTGTTCCTGATTTCGTTTAAAAAGCACCTGGCTGCCTACATTGCGCCTATCTACTGCGCCATTCAAGGTCTGTTCCTAGGTACCATCTCTGGCATCCTGGAGATTAGCTACCCGGGCATTGCCAACCAAGCCATGTTGCTCACCTTCACGGTATTTGGCGGCATGTTGCTTTTGTACAGCACCGGGGTTATCAGAGCCACCGAGCGTTTTAAGTCCATCATCATGACGGCCACCCTGGGCATCTTTGCCTATTACATGATTGCCTTGGTACTCGGGTTCTTTGGCATTGAGGTGGCCTTGATTCACAGCAGCGGTATGGCCGGTATCATCTTCAGTCTTTTGGTAGTGGTGATTGCCGCCATGAACCTGATTCTGGACTTTGACACCATTGAGCACGGAGCTGAAATTGGCGCACCTAAGTACATGGAATGGTATGCGGCCTTCGGCTTAATGGTTACCTTGATTTGGCTCTACCTGGAGATTCTGCGCCTGCTTTCTAAATTACGCAGATAA
- a CDS encoding bifunctional UDP-N-acetylmuramoyl-tripeptide:D-alanyl-D-alanine ligase/alanine racemase — MLTLQEISQATGGYVVQWAQLYPVQHLLTDSRKLVNAATSVFFAIRGDFHDGHDYVASLYEQGVRQFVVEDLGAFAEVPDHKEANILLVTSGVKALQDVAAFHRSQYHLPVVGITGSNGKTIVKEWLSQLLSPTERVVKSPRSYNSQIGVPLSVWQINETHTIGVFEAGISEPGEMEKLARVIQPTIGIFTNLGSAHSGGFDSDQQKLEEKLLLFQDVSQLIYCADQELVRHTIQHQHLPGFTWSLKGNAADVQVKIKSTSTHKTKIAYTYQDQEHTLTLPFTDDASLENALHCLTLLLYLGLQPEKLSTPFERLAPVAMRLERKEAINGCYVIDDTYNNDLAGLRIALDVLAQQARRGRKTLILSDLLEAGLDEKTLYQQVAYDVKAHGVDRVIGIGDLISRNQHLFPAGSEFYFGTDSFLGQLRPETFRQETILVKGARVFQFEKVVAALQQQVHGTVLEVNLDALVHNLNFYRSKVSAQTKIMVMVKAFAYGAGSYEIANLLQFHRVDYLAVAYTDEGVALREHGITLPIMVMNPSADSFLKMQQFNLEPEIYSPDLLHRFLDYFPENSPKTPRIHLKLDTGMHRLGFDPTELADALEVLVQVPHVQVESVFSHLAGADEALYNDFSRQQIAAFTQMAQQVESDLGYKVTKHILNSAGIVRFGQVAAFDMVRLGIGLYGIESSGTEQEGLQTVGQLKTTISQVKRVTKGDTVGYSRKGIADTDKVTATIAIGYADGYDRRFGNGVGEVQVNGQRVPIIGNICMDMCMIDVTGVDVQAGEEVIVFGKELPLTELSIRIGTIPYELLTNVSTRVKRVFYNE, encoded by the coding sequence ATGCTCACCCTTCAAGAAATTTCTCAGGCCACCGGCGGATATGTGGTTCAATGGGCCCAGCTGTACCCGGTCCAGCACCTGCTCACCGACAGCCGCAAACTGGTCAACGCCGCCACGTCAGTGTTCTTCGCCATACGCGGGGATTTCCATGACGGGCATGACTACGTGGCCAGCCTGTATGAACAGGGCGTCAGACAGTTTGTGGTGGAAGACTTGGGAGCGTTTGCCGAGGTGCCTGACCACAAGGAGGCCAATATTCTCTTGGTGACCAGCGGCGTGAAGGCCCTGCAAGACGTGGCCGCTTTCCACAGAAGCCAATACCATTTGCCGGTGGTGGGCATCACGGGCAGCAACGGCAAGACCATTGTCAAAGAGTGGCTGTCGCAGTTGTTGAGCCCCACCGAGCGCGTGGTCAAAAGCCCCAGGAGCTACAACTCGCAGATTGGCGTGCCGCTTTCTGTCTGGCAGATTAATGAGACGCACACCATTGGCGTGTTTGAGGCCGGCATCTCTGAGCCCGGCGAGATGGAGAAGCTGGCCCGGGTCATTCAGCCTACCATCGGCATTTTCACCAACCTGGGCTCGGCGCACAGTGGGGGCTTCGACTCTGACCAGCAGAAGCTGGAGGAGAAGCTGCTCTTATTCCAAGACGTCTCCCAACTCATCTACTGCGCCGACCAGGAATTGGTGCGCCACACCATCCAGCACCAGCACCTTCCGGGCTTCACCTGGAGCCTGAAAGGAAACGCCGCCGATGTGCAGGTGAAAATCAAGTCTACTTCTACCCACAAAACCAAGATAGCCTACACCTATCAGGACCAGGAGCATACCTTGACGCTTCCGTTCACCGACGACGCCTCTCTGGAGAACGCTCTGCACTGCCTCACACTCCTGCTGTACCTGGGCCTGCAACCCGAAAAGTTGAGCACGCCCTTTGAGCGCCTGGCACCCGTGGCCATGCGCCTGGAGCGCAAAGAGGCCATCAACGGCTGCTACGTCATTGATGACACCTACAACAATGACCTGGCCGGCCTCAGGATTGCCCTGGACGTATTGGCCCAACAAGCGCGCCGCGGAAGAAAGACCTTAATTCTCTCAGATTTGCTGGAAGCCGGTCTGGACGAGAAGACGCTCTACCAGCAGGTGGCCTATGACGTCAAGGCGCACGGCGTGGACCGGGTCATTGGCATTGGCGATTTAATCAGTAGAAACCAGCACCTGTTCCCGGCGGGGAGCGAGTTCTACTTCGGGACGGACTCTTTTCTGGGTCAGTTGCGGCCCGAGACGTTCAGGCAGGAGACCATTCTAGTGAAGGGTGCGCGCGTGTTCCAGTTTGAGAAGGTGGTGGCCGCCTTGCAACAGCAGGTGCACGGCACGGTGCTGGAAGTGAACCTGGACGCGCTGGTGCACAACCTCAACTTCTACCGGTCCAAAGTGTCGGCGCAGACCAAAATCATGGTGATGGTGAAGGCCTTCGCGTACGGCGCGGGTTCTTATGAGATTGCCAATCTGTTGCAGTTCCATAGAGTGGATTACCTGGCGGTGGCCTACACAGACGAGGGCGTGGCCTTGCGGGAGCACGGCATCACGCTACCCATCATGGTCATGAACCCCAGCGCAGACAGCTTCTTAAAGATGCAACAATTCAACCTGGAGCCTGAGATTTACTCACCAGACCTCTTGCATCGGTTTTTAGACTATTTCCCCGAAAACAGCCCAAAAACGCCCCGCATCCATTTAAAGCTGGACACCGGCATGCACCGCCTAGGCTTTGACCCGACAGAGCTGGCAGATGCCTTGGAAGTACTGGTGCAGGTGCCGCACGTGCAGGTAGAAAGCGTCTTTAGTCATCTGGCTGGCGCCGATGAGGCCCTGTACAATGACTTCTCCCGGCAGCAGATTGCCGCGTTTACCCAAATGGCCCAGCAGGTGGAAAGTGACTTGGGGTATAAAGTGACCAAGCACATCCTCAACTCGGCGGGCATTGTGCGCTTCGGGCAAGTGGCCGCCTTTGACATGGTAAGGCTGGGCATCGGGCTGTACGGCATAGAGTCCTCAGGCACCGAGCAGGAGGGACTGCAGACCGTGGGCCAGCTCAAGACCACCATCTCCCAAGTAAAGCGCGTGACCAAAGGCGATACCGTGGGTTACAGCCGCAAGGGCATCGCTGACACAGACAAAGTCACTGCCACCATCGCCATTGGCTACGCAGACGGCTATGACCGCCGGTTTGGCAACGGGGTGGGCGAGGTGCAGGTGAACGGACAGCGCGTGCCCATCATCGGCAACATCTGCATGGATATGTGCATGATAGACGTGACCGGAGTAGACGTGCAGGCGGGAGAAGAGGTAATTGTCTTCGGGAAGGAACTGCCGTTGACGGAGCTTTCCATTCGCATTGGTACCATTCCCTATGAATTGCTCACCAACGTAAGCACCCGCGTCAAGCGCGTGTTTTATAATGAGTAG
- a CDS encoding EamA family transporter, with the protein MKVNKYYGAAISAFIIWGFIPFPLKALADYPSSQILYFRILVSVLTLIVVSLLTRRQQWKETKALFKGHAPKEKRKFLAFTLLGGLLLTVNWLAFIYVVNHVDIQTGSFSYLLCPILTAVLGFLILKEHLRVNQWLSVALSLMSCLLVGTDSLTNLLFSLLIASSYAFYLITQRLLKDYDKIVLLTLQLLLAFCIIGPSYSWFVGAEDVPITGHFVRQIVLLSWVFTVIPLFLNLYALKEIKSATIGILMYLNPIINFTMAFVYFNEVTSTQKVIAYAVIFLSVILYNLPIGKKKAAEA; encoded by the coding sequence GTGAAAGTGAATAAATATTATGGCGCCGCTATCAGTGCGTTTATCATCTGGGGCTTCATCCCGTTTCCCCTAAAAGCCTTAGCCGACTACCCCAGCAGTCAGATTCTGTATTTCAGGATTCTGGTCTCCGTCCTGACCTTGATTGTGGTGTCCTTGCTGACGCGCCGCCAGCAGTGGAAGGAGACCAAAGCCCTCTTCAAGGGTCACGCACCCAAGGAGAAGCGCAAATTCCTGGCCTTTACCCTGCTGGGCGGCTTGCTGCTCACGGTCAACTGGCTGGCCTTTATCTACGTGGTAAACCACGTGGACATCCAGACGGGCTCCTTTTCTTACCTGCTCTGCCCCATTCTCACGGCGGTGCTGGGCTTCTTGATTTTGAAGGAGCACCTGCGCGTCAACCAGTGGCTTTCCGTTGCCTTGAGTTTAATGAGCTGTCTCTTGGTGGGCACAGATTCGTTGACCAACCTGCTGTTTAGTTTGCTCATTGCCTCTTCATATGCGTTTTATTTGATTACCCAGCGCCTGCTCAAGGACTATGACAAGATTGTGCTGTTGACCCTGCAGTTGCTGTTGGCGTTTTGCATCATCGGGCCGAGTTACTCTTGGTTTGTAGGCGCCGAGGACGTGCCCATCACGGGGCATTTTGTGCGGCAGATTGTGCTCTTGAGCTGGGTGTTCACGGTCATTCCTTTGTTTCTGAACCTGTATGCGCTCAAAGAAATCAAGTCGGCGACTATTGGTATTTTGATGTACCTCAACCCCATCATCAACTTCACCATGGCCTTCGTGTATTTTAATGAAGTGACTAGTACCCAAAAAGTTATCGCCTACGCGGTCATCTTTTTGTCGGTGATTTTGTACAACCTGCCCATCGGGAAAAAGAAGGCGGCGGAGGCCTAA